The DNA segment ATCTTCCTCAGTGATGGTTACATCGCCAATGGAGCAGAGCCTTGGCGTTTTCCGAAGAGTGAAGACCTGGTTCCTATAGAAGTAAAATTCAAAACCGACCTGGGGCATGGGGAAGATAAATTCCAGCCCTACCTGCGCGATGAGAAGCTGGTACGCCCCTGGGCCATCCCCGGCACACCCGGATTGGAACACCGCATCGGCGGACTGGAAAAGCAAAACATCACCGGCAATGTCAGCTATGAGCCGGAGAACCACCAATTGATGGTAAAGATCAGGCAGGAAAAGGTAGACAAGATCGCCGATCATATTCCTGAACAAAAGCTGGACAGCGGCCCTGAAAAAGGAAAGCTGCTGGTACTGGGCTGGGGTAGCACCTATGGGGCCATCAAGAGCGCCGTGGGAGAACTACAGGCCGAAGGATATGCGGTAAGCCATGCCCACCTCAGGCACCTCCGTCCCTTCCCCAAAAACCTGGGAGATATCCTACAATGCTTTGAGCAGGTGTTAATCCCGGAGATCAATAACGGACAACTTATTAAAATCATCCGTGACCAATACTTTGTAGATGCCAAAGGCTATAACAAGATCATGGGCATACCCATTACCAAGACCGAACTGGTGATGAAGCTGCGGGAAATGCTGGGATCGATAAATTAAAGCGGTTAAGAAGTCTGCACATTCTGCTCAGAGAACAGAAAAGCAATGGCAAAGGCCAGTATGGCCAGTATTAACCCAAACATGAAGATATTGTAGCTGATACGGAGGTATTTGTATTTACGCGCCAGTACCACGCCCAGGAAATAGATATCCTTCACCATGCTGCTGTTCAGGTAATCCCGGTCGTTCATCATTTCCTTCATGGCCCAGTCGTACTCGGGCAATGACATATTGTAAAAATTACCAAAGAACAGCAGGTTCACCTTTTTATTCTTTATATCCTCTTCGGTGAAAGTTCCCTTTGTAATGTTGGGGCGCGTAGCCAGGATGGCATATACAATAGCACTCAGGCATACCAATAACAGGATAATGGTAGGCACAATATATTCGGGATAGAATTGCAGTTTACCCAGTAATACCGATACCATGATTGACATCACAATGGTATTGACAGAGATCATGATATTGGCCTTGCTGTCGGCCATCTGGCTCAGGTTCACATGGTTTTCCGACATGATGCGGAACATGGTGGCAATACCCCGCTCGGTACGGTCGGCCTTCATTTTTTCTTGTTTTGCTTTCCCTTCATTTGTCTTCCCTTCGTTATCCGGGGCTACTGTCTCCGCCGGCTTAACCGGTAATATTTTATTGGCCTGGACCGGCATTCCCTCCTGGGGATCATCTTCTTTGGCCAATAGTTCCTGCAGGTGTTGCTGCTTTATGGGTTGCAGGTTCTTACGGGCATAGTCGGTAAAATACCGGTGCTGCTGGAGGAACTGTATATTTCTTTGCCGCCATTCTTTCTTGCCTAACTTTTTATCGAACAGGGTGTTTAATTCTTTACGCAGCAGCTTGTTCTTTTCGTCAAACTGGTCAGTACCCAGGTGGAAGAGGTCGGCATCGCAAAGTATCTGCTCGGTAAGGTTGGTAGGGCATTGTGGCCATTGGGTGGCCATAATACAGTTGCCTACCTTTTCAATAACAGCAGGCTCCACCTGGTGTTGCTGCAGGAAATCAGTAGCTATTTCCTTACTGACTGTTTCGTGCCAACGGGCATTGCCACTGGAATAACCGGTATCATGGAACCAGGCAGCCAGCAATAAGATCTGCCGGTCTTCTTCCGGCAAAAGGTAGTAATCCGCCAGTAAGGTAGCAGCTCTTGCTACCTCCTGCGTATGATCAATATTGTGGAACAGGAAGGAGGGGCTTACGCGGGTGGCAAAGAAATGGACCACAAAACGCTCTGCTTCCTGCAGTAAAGATTGACTGTCCATGGACATACCGATGTTACTTTAGCTGACTAAATTAAGCAATAAAAGATTGTATATTTAGAAGAATTAATCGGCAACTTTGCACCTTAACGGCATTGGGCTTATGAAAGTTATGAACGCTGCAATATTATTGTACATATTACTGGTTTTGTCCTTCACCGGCTGCAGCCGGCAAGGGAAGTCTTTTGTTCCATCCATTCCGGGTTATCATACCGATACCCGGCAAACGATTGTATTGGACAAGGAGCTATTGGAAATATCCGGTATGTATTACCTGCCCGATACCAGGATTGCCGCCATTAATGACGAGGATGGAAAGATATTCCTGATCAACAGCTCCACCGGAGATTTTACGGTGACCAAGTTCGGCCGGAAAAGAGATTATGAAGATGTGGTAGTCGTAGACAGCTTTTATTATGTACTGGAAAGTAATGGCAATATTCACCGGGTACCTGTAGCAATGGCCAATACAGAAGAAGAGTTTGAATTTCCCCGGGAAAAGAAAATTGAGTTTGAAAGCCTGTACTATGATCCCAACCTCAAACAACTGGTACTGGTATCCAAAGAACAGCGGGAAACCAAAAAAGGAATCATCACCTATACCTTCTCTCCCGACAGTCTGCAGTTTTCCGACGACATCTTATATGAAATACGCCGTAAGGAGATCCATGAGCACCTGAAGGATAATAATGCTGAGTTCAAATCTTCCGCAGCGGCTATTCACCCGGTGCTTAATAAGCTCTTTCTGGTAGCTTCTGTGGGTAAGGCCATGCTGCAATGCAGCCTGGATGGGAAAATAGAAGGCGCCTGGCAACTAAACCCCGTTCAATTCCCGCAACCGGAAGGACTGACCTTTGCTCCTAATGGCGATATGTTTATTTCCAATGAAGGGGCAGATGGAAAAGCTACCATTTTGAAATTCCCTTATACGCCTGGCAAATAAAACAGCAAGCACACGCATTTATATTTTTTTCGATGCCCCTTTAACAGCACATCACTGATTAAAAATCAGCGATCTGTCAAAGTTGACGCAGCTTAATTTCACATAAATAAGACCTTCACACCCGTGAACATCCGTAACGAAGCATACAACAAAGCATTTGGCGCCAACCTGAAAAGATTGAGAACTGCCAAAAAACTCTCGCGCGAAGCGCTGGCCGCCCAGGCGGGTATTGAACCCAAACAAGTTTACCGAATTGAAGTAGGGGAAAGCAGCCCAACCATTGCTACGGTGGTCACCATCGCCACTGCAATGGGCATGCATCCCAAGAAGATGTTTGAATTTGACTTTGACTTCAAGAACAGTCAGTAATCAGTGGGGGAACAATGAAATTATCCCGGCCATGTTCAATAGCCGGGATGTATTGATATGTTAATTGGTGAGACTCGCCGGTTTCTTCTCTTCCTTCTTTACTTCAGGATCTTCTTCCTCGAGATTAATGGCTACACGCAGCCCCTTTAAACCGCTTACACCCTGCAGTTCTTCCAGGTCAAACTTCTGCACCTCTCCTTTCAATAATCCCTGGTTTTGCAGGAACTCAATGTATTCGAGGTATTCCTGCGCTTCCTGCGGCTGTGAATAAACAATCGCGATGGAACCAGGCTGCGTAAGCCGTTCATTGGAATCTTTCACATGCACCTTATCAATCCGCTTCTTGATAATTTCATAGCGGATATTGTAAGCGCCATCCACATCAAACTTACGTTCTGCTGTGCGGAAACTGATGGAGATAGGATGACTGTGCGCCAGGATAAGCTGACTGGTTTGCAGGCGCAGCGGCAATTCCTTTTCCAGCCGGTGGGTAAGGCGGGCGGCTTTTGCCAGCGTACTCAGCTGCCAGATCTTGAGGTTCTTCAGGTAAAAGAAATCGAACTTTTTATCCGGACTGATAGACTGGCCGATGTAAATATTGAAATCAACCCCATCGGTTACAAAACGCTCAAAGTAATGGGGGAATATTTTCTGTGCTGCTTCCTGCTCCCGGTCAATGAACCGCGCTACTGCATTATTAATAGTAGTAATACTGTCCTCATACTCTCTCCGGTGATGGTACACCATTTCCACGGGAGAATCAATGGCCGTGAAATAGCGGTTGATCTCTTTGTTGAGAGAGGGCAATATGGACTGCAGGTGTTTGAACAGGTTGATCAGTTCCACTTTCAGGAATTGCAGAATGGCAATCTCTTCATCCGCAAACAATATATTGGATACTGAATGGGTATACTTCTGCAGTTTGAAAGAGGTTTCATCCAGCAGGGGGAAGGGATGCTCTTTCCGGGCCAGTTGAATGATCTCTTTGGCCAGGTTCAATTGCTCCAGCAAGTCAAGCTGGATCGCATTGTTCCGCTCTACCGATGAGTTCCGGATATCGATCGCCCCGTACATAGGATATACGCCCTGGAATACGATGGGCTCAATCTTTACCTGCTCACCCTTGCTCTTCCTGGTAAGGTACCGCAATGCTTCTTCTGTAAACCGCCACTCAACGGCATCCTGTACAGCAGTAAACTGGTCTTTGATAACCCGGTCAACCTGGTGGTCCAGGTTTTCCTGGCTCTTTTCCATGGCCAGCTTAAACAAGGGGATGGCCGGTTCTATTTTAGCAATATGCGACGCGTTAAATGTGCCGGGTGTTTCACTTACGATCAGCAACACGCCCAGCATATCATGGTTATCTGCAAACAAGGGGCAGATAATTGCGCTTTTATAACCCAGCTCAGCCAACATGGTCATGAATGGGTAACGGATCACCGCTTCATCATTGATGTGCTGGATCAGCAATGGCTGTTCCGTATTTTTAAAGGCTTTCACCACGGCCTGATATACATATTGCAACTGTTCGGGCGAGGGATCTTTCTTCGCAGTCTCAGGAATACTGCTGTATATTTCAGAAAGCACCAGGTGATTGTTCACCCGGAAGAAAGGTTTAACGGCTGTATGAACGCCCGACAAACCAATCAGGTTTTGCACCTGTGTCTGCAATTCAGCAAACACATTGGCATCGGAAAAAGTATGCAGGTCAAGCAGGCGGTTACGGATAATATTCAATACTTCCCGTTCCGTAACGTCGCGCAGACGCAGGATCACCATGCCTTCAAATTCAAACAGGTGCAAGGGTAATAGTTCCTGCAGGGTTGCCAAAGGCATCAGGTCGGTTACTGCATGGCAGTGAGCCCCGCAATCAAAAGACAGTTGGGGCAGATCCCCTTTAATGCGCACATCAATAAACCGGGAATCCAGTTCCAGCTCTGTATAAGTATCAAGGCCGGTATGCGGGCATTTAACGCCATATACACTGGTCATAACGCCATTATTGATATTGGCGTTAAAAAACCGGTTCAGGATCATCTGATAGGCCCCTGTTATCTTCTCCTCATTGATCCTGTCTTCAGTTTCACAATCGGGCATCGTGATCTTCTGTCCCGTTGCATCCATGAATTCCTCCTGCATCCTGCGGGAAGCATAAAACATCTGGAACTGAAAAGGTACTGAGCTGCCGTACAGGTCCTCCTTATCTGAGAGGGTAACAGGGAATACCGTTGACATCAATTGTTCGATCAGGGCCTTGTGCTTATCAAGCAGTTCAAGATCGCGGATAGGTTCCAGTAATTCGGAATGCTGGTATACTTTATCCAGCAATTCTTTATACCACTGTCCCACGCCTTCTCTTCCTTCCTTGACCGTTTTTTCCAATGCTCTGATCAGCGGCCTGAAGGACAGGCTGGAGTTAATACTAGTGGTATGTGTAGAAGTTTTGTTCATGTAAAATATCTTTTGTTTTTCTGGCTATATAAGGGTAGACGGTTGACCGGGTTGGATATTGTAAAAGTACCAATTTTAATATGGCTGGGCTATCCCCGGTAGTGGGGGAATTTTAATCGTACGTTAATAACAAGTACAGACAAATAAAAGTTGCATAAGCGTTGCCTGATGGCGGTATCATTTTCTATAGCTGTATACCAACTCTGCATAACATTCAGATAATCAATTACCTGGCAGCCTTCGCCTTATTTTTTTGGTAGTACTTGCAGACCGGTCTTAAGCCACATTCCTCGCATTTGGGATTGCGCGCCACGCAGATGTACCGGCCATGGAGTATAAGCCAGTGGTGGGCAACGTGTACCAGCTCTTTGGGAATATACTGCAATAACTGTTTTTCGGTCGCCAGCGGGGTTTTGGCGCCTACGGTAAGCCCGATCCGGGCTGAGACCCGGAATACATGGGTGTCAACGGCCATATTGGGTTGCTGGTCTACCACCGAGGTGATCACATTGGCTGTTTTACGGCCCACACCGGGTAGCTGCACCAGTTCTTCCACCGTCAGGGGTACCTGGCCATTGAATTGCTCCATCAGCATATTGGCCATGCCGATGAGGTGCTTTGTTTTGTTATTGGGATAAGAAATGCTTCTGATCAGCGGGAACAGTTCATCAAAAGTGGCTTTAGACAAGCTGGCCGCATCCGGGTATTTTTCAAAAATAGCCGGCGTGGTCATATTGACCCTTTTGTCTGTACATTGTGCTGATAAGATCACAGCTACCAGTAACTGGTAGGGATTGTCATACAAGAGCTCAGTCTCCGCATCGGGAGCGTGCTGTTGAAAATAACTGATAACAAAATCGAAGCGTTCTTTCCTGGTCATTCTTAGCTTGGAATGACGGCGAAATTACGGGAAGAGGATCAGGCAATCAACAAAAGCTGTAACAACTGTTATTCAACAGATTCTATAGCCGATTCACGGGCATAGTTCATAATGTTGAGAAGCACCTGTGGCCGGGGAGATTCAACAATCCGGTCAAGGCTTTTTACAGATGTTCTTAAAACTTCTAATTTCTCGCGAAGTGTCCAGTCTTCCTGTAAGGAGGCTTCAATCGCTGCGGTTTTCTCTGGGGAGGTTTCTTGATACAAATACTGTATGAGCTCCTCTGGTGTAAAGAGAATAGTCATAGGCAAATCCATTTATGTCCTTTAAAATTTCCGAAAGAGTCAATTTCGGAGTCCGTCCGTGATTATAAACGTTGGTTGGGCTGGGTTATTGTATAGGGTATTGGAAATTGGAGGAGGAGTTGCAAAAACCGGATTCAAGGTAGAGAAAATAATTTAAAAATAACAATAGGAAATATACGAATTATTGTACTATGTGCATAGTATCTGCAGAAGGAGCTAATTAATTGCTTTTCAACTAATTGAAGCTAAATAAGAGGAGGCAGAAAAAATAGATTATTGCTTTATTTCAGGCAGGATAAACAGGTCTTCATTGTCTTTTTTCATCCAGTACTTTTCCCGGGCATATTTCTCCAGGGTAGCGGGATCAGACTTTAATTGTTCCAGCTCTTTCTTCGTGTTATCAATCTGTCCCAGGTAATAATCACGGCTTTCTTCCAGCTTGTGAAGTTCGTGCTTGTGCTTAAAGTGGGTGGTAATAATATCCTGGTCGTCAAAAAAACAGATCCATACCCCAAACACCAGGGCGGTGAGCAGGTACTTGTTCTTAAGCCAGGCGGGTATGTGTTGAAGAAACTTCATTTGAAACCGGAAGTCAGAAGTTGGAAGTCAGAAGTCTGAGCGAATGCTCCGACTTCTGACTTCCAACTTCGGATCCTTATTTACCAAATTTAATCTTTCCTTTAGGATAAACAGCATTCTCAGCCAGTAATTCTTCAATGCGGAGGAGCTGGTTATATTTAGCCATCCGGTCACTGCGGCTGGCAGAACCCGTCTTAATCTGACCGCAATTGAGGGCTACAGCCAGGTCGGCAATAGTGGTATCTTCTGTTTCACCGCTGCGGTGGCTCATGATGGTATTGTAACCATTGTTCTGCGCCAGTTGAACCGCATTGATGGTCTCTGTTACGGTTCCTATCTGATTTACCTTGATCAGGATGCTATTGGCAATACCTTTGTCGATACCTTCCTGTAAACGTTTTACGTTGGTAACAAACAGGTCGTCACCTACCAACTGGCATTTGCCGCCGATCGCCGTGGTGAGGTTTTTCCAACCGGTCCAGTCATCTTCTGCCATACCATCTTCAATAGATACGATGGGGTATTTCTTCGCCCAATCAGCCCAAAAGGCTACCATTTCATCACTGCTGATGGATTTGCCTGAGCTCTTGTGGAATTTATAGCTGTTTGTTTTTTCGTCAAACATTTCTGTAGTAGCAGCATCCATGGCAATGCCAATTTGCTCGCCGGCTTTGTAACCTGCCAACGTGATGGCTTCCAGTACGGTTTCGATGGCTTCTTCATTGCTCTTGATATCAGGCGCAAAACCACCTTCGTCACCTACGTTGGTGCTGTATCCTTTTTTCTTCAGTACGGTTTTCAGGTTATGGAATATTTCCACGCCCCAACGAAGACCTTCACTGAAAGAAGGAGCACCGATGGGAACCACCATAAATTCCTGGAAATCGATCTTGTTATCGGCATGCATACCACCATTAAGGATATTCATCAGGGGCATGGGCAGCACGGTAGCATTTACACCACCGAGGTAGCGGAACAGGGGCAGGTTGCTTTCCTGGGCAGCAGCATGGGCTACGGCCATGGAAACGGCCAGGGTAGCATTAGCGCCCAGCTTGGCTTTATTTTCAGTACCATCAATCTTTAACAGTTGAGCATCTATATAAGCCTGCTTCACCACTTCCATACCAATCAGTTGATCGGCAATAATATCATTCACATTCTTTACAGCCTGCAGAACGCCTTTGCCTACATATACCTTCTTATCATTGTCACGCAGTTCCACCGCTTCGTGTTTTCCGGTAGAAGCGCCGCTGGGCACAGCAGCCCGGCCAATAATGCCATTTTCAGTAACCACATCTACTTCCACCGTAGGATTACCACGACTATCTAATATCTGTCTTGCATGAATGTCAGAAATGTAACTCATGATTCGTTGTTTGTTATTTGCTGTTGGTTTGAATATAAGGCAAACGCTCGTTAGCGGTGCTGGTGCACCCCCGGGGAGTGCTGCAACCGGATGGCAAAGAAACGAAGTTTATATTAATTTTATTGATATCGCCGCTCAGCTTGCCCTTTTTTCGAGATCATTCAATACCGCCAGCCATTCCCGGGGTTCTTCACCATCTTCCTGCCATAGATCGCGCAATTCTGAATTATTTCTAACTCTTTCGATGGCTTTTGCAATCGTGCTGCTATCCTGCGACAGCAATGTTCCCGTGCCGGCTTTCTGTAACCAGTCTTCGGCGTTCTCGGGAAAGTCTTCTGATTGTTTTCCTTTGGCAGCGGCTATATATTCAATAGCAGCGAGCGCTGCTGCGCTATCATCTACTTCCAGGTAGTCTTCTGCCGGATAGTTGGCTACTACCCTGATAGCTTCTTCAATTCTGTCGAATCCACGCTCTTCCACTTCTGCTACAAAATCCAATGCGCTGTCATTTTCAAAAATTCTATGTCCCCAGGTTCCCATTGTTTTACTATTATTGGTTATTCGTTAATGATCTGAATACCTCTTCCAGGCTTTGACCGCCCGATTGAAGGGATACGATGTTCAGGTTCTGCTGCAGGGCCAGCTCCAGCAATTGCCGTTTGGCTTCCTGCACATCGGTACAGGTAAGCTCCCATTCATAGGTGCTTAACTTGTTAACCGCCCGTACGCTGCTTAACCTTTCCAGCCAGGCAGGTTCCAGTGATTCGCGGAAACTGACTTTCAGCACTTCACTGTTGGCTGATTGCGTGCGCAGGTTGCTCAGCGTATCATTGGCTACCAGCTTACCCCGGTTAATGATCACTACCCGGTCGCAGATGGCTTCTACTTCCTGTAATATGTGGGAAGAGAACAAGACAGTTTTATGCTGTCCCAGCTTTTTGATCACCTCCCTGATCTCAACGATCTGGTTGGGATCGAGACCGGTGGTAGGCTCATCAAGGATCAACACTTCGGGATCGTGGATAAGGGCGGCTGCCAGGCCTACGCGTTGTTTATAGCCTTTTGACAACTGGCCCACTTTCTTTTTACTTTCCAGGGAAAGGCCCACCATTTCTATCACTTCTTCAATTCTTTTCTTCCTGTCGCTCACACCATGTACATCCGCTACAAAATCCAGGTACTCCCGTACGTACATATCATAATAGAGGGGATTGGCTTCGGGCAGGTAGCCGATCTTTTTTTTACTTTCCAGTGGCTCCTTTTGAACATCAATGCCGCATACAATTGTGGTGCCACTATCCGGCTGTAGATAGCCGGTAATAATTTTCATAGTAGTAGATTTACCGGCGCCGTTAGGCCCCAGGAAACCTACGATCTCTCCTTTATTGACATGGAAGGAAATACTATCTACAGCCTTCTGCTCACCATATAACCGGGTAAGCTGATTTACTTCAATTGACATAGCAACAAACCTACAAAAACCAATTTGAAGATTTTAATATTTCAGCACCTTCTGCATATTTAACAATAAGGTAGCAGAAAAAGCAGTTTATAGGGCAGGCTGCTTAGAGATCATCGTATTCATACAAGGGATCCAACGAAGTATTGGCCTTTATATCCAATAAGGGATTGATGATACCGTTTTTCAGGCCGTATACCCATCCATGCAGGTCGGGCCGGTTCTCCTGTTTCCAGGCGCGCTGAATAATGGATGTTTTAGCCAGGTTTTTTAACTGCTCCACCACATTGAGCTCCACCAGCCTGTTTGTCCGTTCATCAGGCTCATGGATGGCATCCAGCTCTTCCCGGTGCAGCCGGTATACATCTTTAATATTCCGCAGCCACATATTCAATAAGTATTTATAATCATGGTTGGTGGTAGCGGCCTTAACGCCTCCACATCCATAATGACCACATACAATGACGTGTTTTACCTTTAAATGATTCACCGCATAGTCCAGTACGCTTAGCAGGTTCACATCTGTATTGATCACCAGGTTGGCCACATTGCGGTGCACAAATATTTCTCCGGGCTGTGTACCTGTAATTTCATTGGCAGGCACGCGGCTGTCGCTGCAGCCGATCCATAAAAAATCAGGTTGTTGTATATTTTCCAGCCGCTTGAAAAACAGGGGATCTTCTCCCACTTTTTCAGCCGCCCAGGCTTTATTTTCCAGTAGTAACCGCTCAAATGGCATCATAGAAGTAATTTTTATGGTGCTGTAAAATAGCAAAAAAAAGACCAGACAATGACTTGCCTGGTCTTTTTAAAAAATAAGCTATTGTTACCTCAATGCAACAGCGCCTGGTAGATAGCCTCATGTACCCTGGGGCGTACATTCATGCGCAGGAATTTGTTGATATCAGGACTGTTGACCCGATTGGACAAAAAGATGTAGACAAGATTGTATTGGGGATCTATCCAGAAACAGGTGCCGGTAAAACCGGTATGCCCATAGGTAAGCGGTGAGGCCGACAAGGTAGGATAGGGTTCCTTGCGGGTAGCATTGTCTTTTTCCGGCTTGTCGAAGCCCAGGCCGCGACGGCTGATATCGCTATGGTAGGCGGTGAAATAGTCCACGGTAGCCTTACTGAAAAAGTTTTGCCCGCCCAGTACACCGCCGTTCAGCAATACCTGTGAAAGTATCGCCAGGTCGTACGCATTGCTGAAGAGCCCGGCATGACCAGCCACTCCGCCAAACATGGCAGCTCCCGGATCATGTACATCGCCCTGGATCAGTTGCTGGCGGAAGCCTGCTTCTTTTTCGGTAGGCGCTATATAATTAAGCGGAAAGCGATCGCGCGGTTTAAAACCGGTAGAGGTCATGTCCAGCTTATCGTAAAAAGTTTTCTTTACATACGCTTCCAGTGGCATGCCGGTAATAGCCTCTACCACCTTGCCCAAGAAAATAAAATCATTATCACTGTAGATGTACCTGTTGCCGGGCTCCAGGTTGCTGGTAAGGATACGGCTATAAATAGTATCCACCCAGTCATTGCGCATGAAAAGATGATCTGCCACGCGCACATGATGCGCGGAATCCGGTTTCAGGGCGTAAAAATTCCAGTTGGGGCTATTGCCATCTGCCCCATTCACCGTTTCCCGGTAAAAAGGTATAAATGATTTCAGGCCTGCCTGGTGCAGGATCACATCCCACAGCTTAAGTCCTTCTTTATTGGTCCCCTTTACCCAGGGCAGGTAATCACCCAATGTTTTTTGCAGGTCTATCTTACCTTCATCATACAGCTTCATCACCGACACTGTAGTAGCCATGATCTTGGTGACTGAAGCGAGGTCATAAATAGTTTCAGGATATACCGGCTCCGTACTATCATAAGTTAAATAACCATAGGCCCGCTCAAAAACGATCTTGCCATCTTTGGCTACCAGCACCACTCCGCCGGGTATGGCCTGCTGCCGGATGGCATCATACATAACGGCATCAATGGAATCATTCAGTTGGGCCTGCTTAAAACCCAGCGTTGCCGCCGGTACTCCAGGCAGTAAGCGCTTTATTACAAGGCCGTCTCCGAACTTCAATGATTCGCAAACAGTAACCGGCAGTTTTCCTTTTGCCTGCAGGCGACCGGCGATCAGGTCGGTAGCCACTGTTTGCGTTATATCATCATCTTCATAGCAGGCTACCAATACCTTTGCATCACAAAAGTTTTTGATAAGGTAGGGGTTGCCAAATG comes from the Paraflavitalea devenefica genome and includes:
- a CDS encoding FtsB family cell division protein; protein product: MKFLQHIPAWLKNKYLLTALVFGVWICFFDDQDIITTHFKHKHELHKLEESRDYYLGQIDNTKKELEQLKSDPATLEKYAREKYWMKKDNEDLFILPEIKQ
- a CDS encoding carbonic anhydrase, with product MMPFERLLLENKAWAAEKVGEDPLFFKRLENIQQPDFLWIGCSDSRVPANEITGTQPGEIFVHRNVANLVINTDVNLLSVLDYAVNHLKVKHVIVCGHYGCGGVKAATTNHDYKYLLNMWLRNIKDVYRLHREELDAIHEPDERTNRLVELNVVEQLKNLAKTSIIQRAWKQENRPDLHGWVYGLKNGIINPLLDIKANTSLDPLYEYDDL
- a CDS encoding helix-turn-helix domain-containing protein, giving the protein MNIRNEAYNKAFGANLKRLRTAKKLSREALAAQAGIEPKQVYRIEVGESSPTIATVVTIATAMGMHPKKMFEFDFDFKNSQ
- the nth gene encoding endonuclease III, whose protein sequence is MTRKERFDFVISYFQQHAPDAETELLYDNPYQLLVAVILSAQCTDKRVNMTTPAIFEKYPDAASLSKATFDELFPLIRSISYPNNKTKHLIGMANMLMEQFNGQVPLTVEELVQLPGVGRKTANVITSVVDQQPNMAVDTHVFRVSARIGLTVGAKTPLATEKQLLQYIPKELVHVAHHWLILHGRYICVARNPKCEECGLRPVCKYYQKNKAKAAR
- the eno gene encoding phosphopyruvate hydratase, translating into MSYISDIHARQILDSRGNPTVEVDVVTENGIIGRAAVPSGASTGKHEAVELRDNDKKVYVGKGVLQAVKNVNDIIADQLIGMEVVKQAYIDAQLLKIDGTENKAKLGANATLAVSMAVAHAAAQESNLPLFRYLGGVNATVLPMPLMNILNGGMHADNKIDFQEFMVVPIGAPSFSEGLRWGVEIFHNLKTVLKKKGYSTNVGDEGGFAPDIKSNEEAIETVLEAITLAGYKAGEQIGIAMDAATTEMFDEKTNSYKFHKSSGKSISSDEMVAFWADWAKKYPIVSIEDGMAEDDWTGWKNLTTAIGGKCQLVGDDLFVTNVKRLQEGIDKGIANSILIKVNQIGTVTETINAVQLAQNNGYNTIMSHRSGETEDTTIADLAVALNCGQIKTGSASRSDRMAKYNQLLRIEELLAENAVYPKGKIKFGK
- the gldA gene encoding gliding motility-associated ABC transporter ATP-binding subunit GldA; translation: MSIEVNQLTRLYGEQKAVDSISFHVNKGEIVGFLGPNGAGKSTTMKIITGYLQPDSGTTIVCGIDVQKEPLESKKKIGYLPEANPLYYDMYVREYLDFVADVHGVSDRKKRIEEVIEMVGLSLESKKKVGQLSKGYKQRVGLAAALIHDPEVLILDEPTTGLDPNQIVEIREVIKKLGQHKTVLFSSHILQEVEAICDRVVIINRGKLVANDTLSNLRTQSANSEVLKVSFRESLEPAWLERLSSVRAVNKLSTYEWELTCTDVQEAKRQLLELALQQNLNIVSLQSGGQSLEEVFRSLTNNQ
- a CDS encoding DUF4259 domain-containing protein, producing the protein MGTWGHRIFENDSALDFVAEVEERGFDRIEEAIRVVANYPAEDYLEVDDSAAALAAIEYIAAAKGKQSEDFPENAEDWLQKAGTGTLLSQDSSTIAKAIERVRNNSELRDLWQEDGEEPREWLAVLNDLEKRAS
- a CDS encoding Pycsar system effector family protein; the encoded protein is MDSQSLLQEAERFVVHFFATRVSPSFLFHNIDHTQEVARAATLLADYYLLPEEDRQILLLAAWFHDTGYSSGNARWHETVSKEIATDFLQQHQVEPAVIEKVGNCIMATQWPQCPTNLTEQILCDADLFHLGTDQFDEKNKLLRKELNTLFDKKLGKKEWRQRNIQFLQQHRYFTDYARKNLQPIKQQHLQELLAKEDDPQEGMPVQANKILPVKPAETVAPDNEGKTNEGKAKQEKMKADRTERGIATMFRIMSENHVNLSQMADSKANIMISVNTIVMSIMVSVLLGKLQFYPEYIVPTIILLLVCLSAIVYAILATRPNITKGTFTEEDIKNKKVNLLFFGNFYNMSLPEYDWAMKEMMNDRDYLNSSMVKDIYFLGVVLARKYKYLRISYNIFMFGLILAILAFAIAFLFSEQNVQTS